One segment of Balaenoptera ricei isolate mBalRic1 chromosome 8, mBalRic1.hap2, whole genome shotgun sequence DNA contains the following:
- the LOC132369550 gene encoding olfactory receptor 6X1, translated as MRNGTAITEFILLGFPGIQGLQIPFFTVIFFIYMLTLAGNGLIIAIVWAEPRLQIPVYFFLCNLSFREIWYTTTVIPKLLETFVLARTAICTPCCLLQAFFNFFLGTTEFFILTVMSFDRYLAICKPLCYPTIMTSKLCLQLALRSWVAGFTLVFCHVVLLIQLPFCGNNVINHFCCDAGPILRATYADTNILELLGLLATILVIPGSLVFTMISYIYILSTILQIPSAAGCQKAFSTCASHLTVVSLLYGAVLFMYLRPTAHSFKTNKVVSVLNTILTPLLNPFIYTIRNKEALETTWPVAFQLHRDGPELPLKPMTAVSTYNFSPPPLTASFGTFLDTTATLSGSIWGLLLTWFREK; from the exons ATGAGAAATGGCACTGCAATCACAGAGTTCATCCTCCTAGGCTTTCCTGGTATCCAAGGACTACAAATCCCTTTCTTTACAGTGATATTTTTCATCTACATGTTAACCCTTGCAGGCAACGGGCTCATTATCGCCATTGTCTGGGCTGAGCCCAGGCTGCAAATTCCAGTGTACTTCTTCCTTTGCAACCTGTCCTTCCGGGAGATCTGGTACACCACCACAGTCATCCCCAAACTGCTAGAAACCTTTGTGTTGGCAAGAACAGCTATCTGCACCCCCTGCTGCCTGTTGCAGGCCTTCTTCAACTTCTTCCTCGGCACCACTGAGTTCTTCATCCTCACCGTCATGTCTTTTGACCGTTACCTGGCCATCTGCAAGCCCCTTTGCTACCCCACCATCATGACCAGCAAACTCTGCCTGCAACTGGCCCTCAGATCCTGGGTGGCGGGCTTCACCCTTGTCTTTTGTCACGTGGTGCTGCTCATCCAGTTGCCATTCTGTGGCAACAATGTCATCAATCACTTCTGCTGTGATGCTGGTCCCATCCTGAGAGCAACCTATGCAGACACAAACATTTTGGAGCTCCTGGGTCTCTTGGCAACCATCCTGGTGATCCCAGGGTCACTCGTCTTCACTATGATTTCTTACATCTATATCCTGTCCACCATCCTACAGATTCCTTCAGCCGCTGGCTGCCAGAAGGCTTTCTCTACCTGTGCTTCTCACCTGACCGTTGTCTCTCTGCTCTACGGAGCTGTTTTGTTCATGTATCTGAGACCCACAGCACACTCCTTTAAGACGAATAAGGTGGTGTCAGTGCTGAATACTATCCTCACACCCCTTCTGAATCCGTTTATTTATACAATTAGAAACAaggag GCCTTGGAGACCACCTGGCCTGTGGCTTTTCAGCTGCACCGTGACGGACCCGAGCTTCCTCTCAAGCCAATGACTGCAGTCTCCACTTACaacttctctcccccacccctaacAGCCAGTTTTGGCACTTTTCTCGACACCACAGCTACCCTCAGCGGGAGTATATGGGGCCTGCTTCTTACCTGGTTTCGCGAAAA GTGA
- the ZNF202 gene encoding zinc finger protein 202 isoform X1 gives MATALEPEDQDLWEEEGILMVKLEDDFTCRPESVLQRDDPVLETSHQNFRCFRYQEAASPREALIRLRELCHQWLRPERRTKEQILELLVLEQFLTVLPGELQSWVRGQRPESGEEAVTLVEGLQKQPRRPRRWVTVHVHGQEVLSEETVHPAAEPGSPSELQDPAHTLTPEESREETTQSPDLGAPEEQSLCQELELQPLQESEVPVPQDPALPEERNPGNPEMVALLTALSQVHPSFCLYHGEFEEPLGIYTEQGLVTFKDVAVCFSQDQWSDLDPTQKEFYGEYVLEEDCGIVVSLSFPIPRLDEISHMGEEEPLIPEIPEAQEPREPEILSFTYTGDRSEDEEECPEPEDLSLEDLHRSILGDAEVHQTPDWEIVFEDDPGRLNERRFGTNISQVNSLTNLQETMPVHPLLGRHHDCPVCGKSFTCNSHLVRHLRTHTGEKPYKCMECGKSYTRSSHLARHQKVHKMSAPYKYPLNRKNLHETSPLVQVERTPPVEKPYRCDDCGKHFRWTSDLVRHQRTHTGEKPFFCTICGKSFSQKSVLTTHQRIHLGGKPYLCGECGEDFSDHRRYLAHRKTHAAEELYLCSECGRCFNHSAAFAKHLRGHASVRPCRCTECGKSFSRRDHLVRHQRTHTGEKPFTCPTCGKSFSRGYHLIRHQRTHSGKTS, from the exons ATGGCTACAGCCTTGGAACCGGAGGACCAGGATCTTTGGGAAGAAGAGGGGATCCTCATGGTGAAATTGGAAGATGATTTCACCTGTAGGCcagagtctgtcttacagaggGATGACCCTGTGCTTGAGACGTCGCACCAGAACTTCCGGTGCTTTCGCTACCAGGAAGCAGCAAGCCCTCGGGAAGCTCTCATCCGACTCCGAGAACTGTGTCATCAGTGgctgaggccagagaggaggaCAAAGGAGCAGATCCTAGAGCTGCTTGTGCTGGAACAATTCCTTACTGTCCTGCCCGGAGAACTGCAGAGCTGGGTGCGGGGCCAGCGGCCAGAGAGTGGCGAGGAGGCCGTGACGCTGGTGGAGGGTTTGCAGAAACAACCCAGGAGACCAAGGCGGTGG GTGACTGTCCATGTTCACGGCCAGGAAGTCCTGTCCGAGGAGACAGTGCATCCAGCAGCAGAGCCCGGGTCACCTAGTGAGCTTCAGGATCCTGCACACACCTTGACCCCCGAGGAGTCCCGTGAGGAGACCACACAGAGCCCAGATCTGGGGGCACCAGAAGAGCAGAGCCTGTGCCAGGAGTTGGAGTTGCAGCCCCTGCAGGAGAGCG agGTTCCAgtgccccaggacccagcccttCCTGAAGAGAGGAACCCTGGAAACCCAGAGATGGTTGCCCTTCTTACTGCTCTGTCACAGGTGCACCCTAGTTTCTGTCTATACCATGGAGAATTTGAGGAACCGTTGGGCATATACACTGAACAG GGATTGGTAACTTTCAAGGATGTGGCTGTCTGCTTCTCCCAGGACCAGTGGAGTGATCTGGATCCAACACAGAAAGAGTTCTATGGGGAATATGTCTTGGAAGAAGACTGCGGAATTGTGGTCTCCTTGT CATTTCCAATCCCCAGACTAGACGAGATCTCCCACATGGGAGAAGAAGAGCCTTTGATCCCAGAGATCCCAGAGGCGCAGGAACCTCGAGAGCCAGAAATCCTGAGTTTCACCTACACAG GAGATAGGAGTGAAGATGAGGAGGAGTGTCCTGAGCCGGAAGATCTGAGTTTGGAGGATCTACACAGGTCTATCTTGGGAGATGCAGAAGTTCACCAGACTCCAGATTGGGAAATAGTCTTTGAGGATGATCCAGGTAGACTTAACGAAAGAAGATTTGGCACAAATATTTCTCAAGTTAATAGTTTAACGAATCTTCAGGAAACCATGCCTGTCCACCCCCTGTTAGGGAGACATCATGACTGTCCTGTATGTGGTAAAAGTTTCACTTGTAACTCCCACCTTGTTAGACACCTGAGaactcacacaggagagaaaccctataaatgtaTGGAGTGTGGGAAAAGTTACACACGGAGCTCACATCTCGCCAGGCACCAAAAGGTCCACAAAATGAGCGCTCCTTATAAATATCCCCTAAACCGGAAGAATCTGCATGAGACCTCCCCTCTGGTCCAGGTTGAGAGAACTCCACCTGTTGAGAAACCCTATAGGTGTGACGATTGTGGAAAACACTTCCGCTGGACTTCAGACCTTGTCAGGCACCAGAGGACACATACGGGAGAGAAACCCTTCTTCTGTACTATTTGTGGCAAAAGCTTCAGCCAGAAATCCGTGCTCACAACACACCAAAGAATCCACCTTGGAGGCAAACCCTACTTGTGCGGAGAGTGTGGAGAGGACTTCAGTGACCACAGGCGGTACCTGGCCCACCGGAAGACACACGCAGCCGAGGAGCTCTATctgtgcagtgaatgtgggcgCTGCTTCAACCACAGCGCTGCCTTTGCCAAGCACCTGAGGGGACACGCCTCAGTGAGGCCCTGCCGCTGCACCGAGTGTGGGAAGAGCTTCAGTCGGAGAGACCACCTTGTCAGGCATCAGAGAACACACACTGGTGAGAAACCATTCACATGCCCTACCTGCGGAAAGAGCTTCAGCAGAGGCTACCACTTAATCAGGCACCAGAGGACCCACTCAGGAAAGACCTCCTAG
- the ZNF202 gene encoding zinc finger protein 202 isoform X2, translating into MATALEPEDQDLWEEEGILMVKLEDDFTCRPESVLQRDDPVLETSHQNFRCFRYQEAASPREALIRLRELCHQWLRPERRTKEQILELLVLEQFLTVLPGELQSWVRGQRPESGEEAVTLVEGLQKQPRRPRRWVTVHVHGQEVLSEETVHPAAEPGSPSELQDPAHTLTPEESREETTQSPDLGAPEEQSLCQELELQPLQESEVPVPQDPALPEERNPGNPEMVALLTALSQGLVTFKDVAVCFSQDQWSDLDPTQKEFYGEYVLEEDCGIVVSLSFPIPRLDEISHMGEEEPLIPEIPEAQEPREPEILSFTYTGDRSEDEEECPEPEDLSLEDLHRSILGDAEVHQTPDWEIVFEDDPGRLNERRFGTNISQVNSLTNLQETMPVHPLLGRHHDCPVCGKSFTCNSHLVRHLRTHTGEKPYKCMECGKSYTRSSHLARHQKVHKMSAPYKYPLNRKNLHETSPLVQVERTPPVEKPYRCDDCGKHFRWTSDLVRHQRTHTGEKPFFCTICGKSFSQKSVLTTHQRIHLGGKPYLCGECGEDFSDHRRYLAHRKTHAAEELYLCSECGRCFNHSAAFAKHLRGHASVRPCRCTECGKSFSRRDHLVRHQRTHTGEKPFTCPTCGKSFSRGYHLIRHQRTHSGKTS; encoded by the exons ATGGCTACAGCCTTGGAACCGGAGGACCAGGATCTTTGGGAAGAAGAGGGGATCCTCATGGTGAAATTGGAAGATGATTTCACCTGTAGGCcagagtctgtcttacagaggGATGACCCTGTGCTTGAGACGTCGCACCAGAACTTCCGGTGCTTTCGCTACCAGGAAGCAGCAAGCCCTCGGGAAGCTCTCATCCGACTCCGAGAACTGTGTCATCAGTGgctgaggccagagaggaggaCAAAGGAGCAGATCCTAGAGCTGCTTGTGCTGGAACAATTCCTTACTGTCCTGCCCGGAGAACTGCAGAGCTGGGTGCGGGGCCAGCGGCCAGAGAGTGGCGAGGAGGCCGTGACGCTGGTGGAGGGTTTGCAGAAACAACCCAGGAGACCAAGGCGGTGG GTGACTGTCCATGTTCACGGCCAGGAAGTCCTGTCCGAGGAGACAGTGCATCCAGCAGCAGAGCCCGGGTCACCTAGTGAGCTTCAGGATCCTGCACACACCTTGACCCCCGAGGAGTCCCGTGAGGAGACCACACAGAGCCCAGATCTGGGGGCACCAGAAGAGCAGAGCCTGTGCCAGGAGTTGGAGTTGCAGCCCCTGCAGGAGAGCG agGTTCCAgtgccccaggacccagcccttCCTGAAGAGAGGAACCCTGGAAACCCAGAGATGGTTGCCCTTCTTACTGCTCTGTCACAG GGATTGGTAACTTTCAAGGATGTGGCTGTCTGCTTCTCCCAGGACCAGTGGAGTGATCTGGATCCAACACAGAAAGAGTTCTATGGGGAATATGTCTTGGAAGAAGACTGCGGAATTGTGGTCTCCTTGT CATTTCCAATCCCCAGACTAGACGAGATCTCCCACATGGGAGAAGAAGAGCCTTTGATCCCAGAGATCCCAGAGGCGCAGGAACCTCGAGAGCCAGAAATCCTGAGTTTCACCTACACAG GAGATAGGAGTGAAGATGAGGAGGAGTGTCCTGAGCCGGAAGATCTGAGTTTGGAGGATCTACACAGGTCTATCTTGGGAGATGCAGAAGTTCACCAGACTCCAGATTGGGAAATAGTCTTTGAGGATGATCCAGGTAGACTTAACGAAAGAAGATTTGGCACAAATATTTCTCAAGTTAATAGTTTAACGAATCTTCAGGAAACCATGCCTGTCCACCCCCTGTTAGGGAGACATCATGACTGTCCTGTATGTGGTAAAAGTTTCACTTGTAACTCCCACCTTGTTAGACACCTGAGaactcacacaggagagaaaccctataaatgtaTGGAGTGTGGGAAAAGTTACACACGGAGCTCACATCTCGCCAGGCACCAAAAGGTCCACAAAATGAGCGCTCCTTATAAATATCCCCTAAACCGGAAGAATCTGCATGAGACCTCCCCTCTGGTCCAGGTTGAGAGAACTCCACCTGTTGAGAAACCCTATAGGTGTGACGATTGTGGAAAACACTTCCGCTGGACTTCAGACCTTGTCAGGCACCAGAGGACACATACGGGAGAGAAACCCTTCTTCTGTACTATTTGTGGCAAAAGCTTCAGCCAGAAATCCGTGCTCACAACACACCAAAGAATCCACCTTGGAGGCAAACCCTACTTGTGCGGAGAGTGTGGAGAGGACTTCAGTGACCACAGGCGGTACCTGGCCCACCGGAAGACACACGCAGCCGAGGAGCTCTATctgtgcagtgaatgtgggcgCTGCTTCAACCACAGCGCTGCCTTTGCCAAGCACCTGAGGGGACACGCCTCAGTGAGGCCCTGCCGCTGCACCGAGTGTGGGAAGAGCTTCAGTCGGAGAGACCACCTTGTCAGGCATCAGAGAACACACACTGGTGAGAAACCATTCACATGCCCTACCTGCGGAAAGAGCTTCAGCAGAGGCTACCACTTAATCAGGCACCAGAGGACCCACTCAGGAAAGACCTCCTAG